One genomic segment of Desulfocapsa sulfexigens DSM 10523 includes these proteins:
- the nrfD gene encoding NrfD/PsrC family molybdoenzyme membrane anchor subunit, with protein sequence MSVAAHGETVAAISNFIFPNDLHVHWSLMIVLYPYITGLVAGAFIVSSLYHVFHIKALKPVARFSLLFALAFLICATWPLLNHLGHPERALSMMLTPNPTSAMAGFGYIYSAYFIVLLLEIIFIFRPVVVGLREKATGFMRVLYGILAIGSDNVSEKALKIDHKIIAFLAAIGIPMACVLHGYVGFIFGGIKANPLWATPLMPLIFLLSACVSGIAGIILTYILLMKISGRAIDMDCVQTLIKFLWGFFILDFVFEMLELFSHFYMATHHWHTLETLYSGPLFNTFWVFQVGIFSVIPFFLLMFMSLIRFKDGLLLFFAPIVSIMILLQVLLMRWNVVVGGQLMSKSERGATTFHPMWLEKEGILPAIIIMIAPVVILWIIGKVLPFWVDDEGVEAV encoded by the coding sequence ATGAGCGTAGCAGCCCATGGCGAGACTGTCGCCGCAATTTCAAATTTTATTTTTCCCAATGATCTTCATGTTCACTGGAGCCTGATGATCGTCCTGTATCCTTATATTACAGGGCTTGTAGCCGGTGCCTTTATCGTCTCCTCCCTGTATCATGTCTTTCATATAAAGGCATTAAAACCAGTGGCCAGGTTTTCACTCCTTTTTGCACTCGCTTTTCTTATCTGTGCAACCTGGCCTCTGCTCAACCATCTTGGACATCCGGAACGCGCGCTGTCGATGATGCTTACTCCAAATCCAACATCTGCAATGGCAGGTTTTGGTTACATCTACTCAGCCTATTTTATTGTCCTCCTGCTTGAGATTATCTTTATTTTCAGGCCTGTTGTGGTGGGTTTGAGAGAGAAGGCCACAGGCTTTATGAGGGTGCTGTACGGAATCCTTGCCATTGGAAGTGACAATGTATCTGAGAAGGCGTTGAAAATTGACCATAAGATTATCGCGTTTCTAGCTGCCATCGGTATCCCCATGGCCTGTGTCCTCCATGGCTATGTTGGATTTATCTTTGGCGGTATTAAGGCCAATCCTCTGTGGGCAACACCACTTATGCCCCTTATCTTTCTGCTATCTGCATGTGTATCCGGTATTGCCGGGATTATTCTTACTTATATCCTGCTGATGAAGATTTCCGGGAGAGCTATAGATATGGATTGTGTCCAGACACTTATCAAGTTTCTCTGGGGATTCTTTATTCTTGATTTTGTTTTTGAGATGCTTGAGTTGTTTTCGCATTTCTATATGGCAACACATCACTGGCATACCCTTGAAACACTGTATTCAGGACCACTGTTTAACACTTTCTGGGTTTTTCAGGTTGGAATCTTCTCTGTGATCCCCTTCTTCCTGCTGATGTTTATGAGTCTGATCCGCTTTAAGGATGGATTACTGCTCTTCTTTGCACCCATCGTTTCCATCATGATCCTTTTGCAGGTACTGCTTATGCGCTGGAACGTTGTTGTCGGTGGACAGTTGATGTCTAAAAGTGAACGCGGTGCCACTACGTTTCATCCAATGTGGCTCGAGAAAGAGGGTATTCTGCCAGCGATAATTATCATGATAGCTCCCGTTGTCATCCTCTGGATAATCGGCAAAGTTCTGCCATTCTGGGTGGATGATGAGGGCGTTGAAGCGGTTTAG
- a CDS encoding molybdopterin oxidoreductase family protein codes for MTQSRREFLKRTAALSAAAYVGVTLPFDEKGLVYAASETVWHRGSCRLCGVGCRVELGVKNGTPVALRGVPESRTNFGYVCMKGMHFWKVMNHADRLTTPLYRASKKDKFKPISWDEALDIAADKFATAVKEHGNDSVAYYGSGQALTEETYFFQKMFRGGLQTNNVEGNPRLCMASAVGGYLTSFGADEPIGGYADIEKADCIFIIGSNMAEAHPVVFRRVMRRKLDNPDVTVINADPRISLTSRIADIHLQFHPGTDLALLNAMAHVIVKEKLYDEAFLKDYVAIKKGKAVSIDFAEYEQFLEKYTPEYAAKIMGGKVTPDQIREVARRFATSKGTLSFWTMGLNQRKQGVWANNLVHNLHILTGQLLKEGADSLSLTGQPNACGGVREGGGLCHILPGHRLVAKEKLRNQVEEAWGIPKGRIPPKPGYHTMAMFTAVNEKKIKAMWVHCTSPVQSLPNCNLYNEGMAKDDCFMVCTDIFPTLTTELAANLILPTAFHFEKTGVYGCTERRSQITRKAIDPPKGAKPEVWIIREWGRKLAEKLNDPVIAQCIKPFEGLEEGYELPKAIWDEYSQKLTKGRDNDLRGASYEVLEQMYDGVQWPAPTEAFALTGGTVKKFVRGMDPMADSHGKDDKPYQFYGPAHPDQKLWLWQRPQADPEEIPDAEYPFYLSTGRIIDHWHTMSMTGRVKELLRANPYSYIEVNPADAKRMGIKPGDMVEITSRRGTNIMPAKVYEGPIEGMVFAYWHDQHPDRMINKVTKDAYDPGSKEPEFKICACRIKRVSGPKALKPYIV; via the coding sequence ATGACACAGTCAAGACGTGAATTTCTGAAACGAACTGCAGCACTGAGTGCGGCGGCCTATGTTGGAGTGACCCTGCCTTTTGACGAAAAAGGACTGGTATATGCAGCCAGTGAAACTGTCTGGCACCGCGGATCATGCAGACTTTGTGGTGTGGGATGCAGGGTTGAACTGGGGGTAAAGAATGGAACCCCCGTTGCCCTTCGTGGAGTACCCGAGTCACGAACTAATTTTGGTTATGTATGTATGAAGGGGATGCACTTTTGGAAGGTGATGAACCATGCCGACCGACTGACAACTCCTCTCTATCGAGCCAGTAAAAAAGACAAATTCAAACCTATATCCTGGGATGAGGCACTTGATATCGCCGCAGATAAATTTGCTACTGCGGTCAAGGAACATGGAAACGATTCCGTGGCCTACTACGGATCAGGCCAGGCCCTTACCGAAGAAACGTATTTCTTCCAGAAAATGTTTCGCGGAGGGCTGCAGACGAATAATGTTGAAGGTAACCCAAGGCTCTGTATGGCCAGTGCCGTTGGTGGTTATCTGACCTCCTTTGGTGCTGATGAGCCGATAGGTGGCTATGCCGATATTGAAAAAGCGGATTGTATCTTTATTATTGGATCCAATATGGCTGAGGCGCATCCCGTTGTTTTCCGGCGGGTGATGAGAAGAAAACTGGATAACCCGGACGTTACTGTCATTAACGCTGATCCCCGTATTTCCCTTACTTCCCGTATTGCCGATATCCATCTGCAGTTCCATCCGGGAACCGATCTTGCCCTGTTAAATGCCATGGCCCATGTCATTGTTAAAGAGAAGCTGTACGATGAAGCTTTTCTCAAGGACTACGTAGCGATTAAAAAGGGGAAGGCCGTTTCCATCGACTTTGCGGAATATGAGCAGTTTCTGGAGAAGTATACTCCTGAATACGCTGCAAAGATCATGGGAGGGAAGGTGACTCCCGATCAGATTCGTGAGGTTGCACGAAGGTTTGCCACTTCCAAGGGGACATTAAGTTTCTGGACCATGGGGCTGAATCAGCGAAAACAGGGGGTTTGGGCAAACAATCTGGTACACAATCTCCATATTCTTACAGGTCAGCTCTTAAAAGAGGGAGCAGACAGCCTTTCACTTACCGGCCAGCCAAATGCCTGCGGTGGTGTTCGAGAAGGTGGCGGACTCTGTCATATCCTGCCAGGACACCGTCTGGTGGCAAAAGAAAAACTGCGCAACCAGGTAGAAGAGGCCTGGGGTATTCCCAAGGGGCGCATACCACCCAAACCCGGTTATCACACCATGGCCATGTTCACCGCGGTGAATGAGAAAAAAATAAAGGCAATGTGGGTACATTGTACCAGTCCGGTACAGAGTCTGCCAAACTGTAACCTCTATAACGAGGGAATGGCTAAAGATGATTGTTTTATGGTTTGTACCGATATCTTTCCCACTCTGACCACGGAGCTTGCAGCAAACCTCATTCTGCCCACTGCGTTTCATTTTGAGAAAACCGGAGTATATGGCTGCACTGAGCGACGATCTCAGATCACACGCAAGGCCATAGATCCACCAAAAGGTGCCAAGCCTGAGGTCTGGATTATCAGGGAGTGGGGCAGGAAGCTCGCCGAGAAACTGAACGACCCGGTCATTGCCCAGTGTATAAAACCCTTTGAGGGGCTTGAAGAAGGTTATGAACTTCCCAAAGCTATCTGGGATGAGTATTCACAGAAGCTTACCAAGGGGCGTGATAATGATCTGCGTGGTGCAAGCTATGAGGTGTTGGAGCAGATGTACGATGGAGTGCAGTGGCCAGCCCCGACAGAGGCGTTTGCCCTCACTGGCGGTACTGTGAAGAAATTTGTCCGTGGCATGGACCCCATGGCTGACAGCCATGGTAAGGATGATAAGCCGTATCAGTTTTATGGCCCGGCCCACCCGGATCAGAAACTCTGGTTGTGGCAGCGTCCACAGGCCGATCCTGAAGAGATTCCAGACGCGGAATATCCTTTCTATCTCTCCACGGGGCGCATTATTGACCACTGGCACACCATGAGTATGACCGGGAGAGTCAAAGAGTTGCTGCGTGCCAACCCCTATTCCTATATTGAGGTTAATCCTGCAGATGCCAAACGCATGGGAATCAAACCGGGAGATATGGTGGAGATTACCTCCAGGCGTGGAACCAATATCATGCCGGCCAAGGTGTATGAAGGCCCCATTGAGGGAATGGTCTTTGCTTACTGGCATGATCAGCATCCGGATCGGATGATTAATAAGGTCACTAAAGATGCCTATGATCCCGGATCCAAGGAGCCTGAATTTAAGATCTGTGCCTGCAGGATCAAGAGAGTTTCCGGTCCTAAGGCCCTGAAACCCTATATTGTCTGA
- a CDS encoding nucleoside deaminase, with protein sequence MNHEKYMQIALDQATEALRQGEFPVGAILVEGGRVVASGRRIHSRGFAAAVNEIDHAEIVALRTFLSQGQIVKPGELVVYSTMEPCLMCYSTMILNGIRHIVYAYEDVMGGGTNLPLKQLNPLYAEMDVVITPNVLREQSLALFQEFFANPENTYWKDSILANYTLNQ encoded by the coding sequence ATGAATCACGAAAAGTATATGCAAATTGCCTTGGATCAGGCAACGGAAGCTCTGAGGCAGGGCGAATTTCCTGTGGGTGCAATTCTGGTCGAGGGGGGCAGAGTTGTTGCAAGTGGACGGAGGATACATAGTCGAGGATTTGCTGCTGCAGTGAACGAAATTGACCATGCGGAAATTGTTGCCCTGCGTACCTTTCTCTCTCAGGGGCAAATTGTCAAACCGGGTGAGTTAGTGGTTTATTCTACCATGGAACCGTGTCTTATGTGCTACTCCACCATGATACTCAATGGAATTCGACACATTGTCTACGCCTATGAAGATGTTATGGGGGGAGGCACTAATCTTCCACTCAAACAGTTGAATCCACTCTATGCTGAGATGGACGTTGTTATCACTCCGAATGTCCTTCGTGAGCAGAGTCTTGCACTGTTTCAGGAATTTTTTGCTAATCCCGAGAATACATACTGGAAGGATTCAATCCTTGCCAACTACACCCTGAACCAGTAA
- a CDS encoding cytochrome c3 family protein has product MKKLFGFNLLLAVFFLSWVCAGAGDSGSVGVSATSAHPEITEQEKLLPCFECHKEATPEIYNEWFDSLHGIGMVKCYQCHGTYENMKIEPEASDCMVCHVDQIKKCPQDKKCWSCHTAHTFKRNAK; this is encoded by the coding sequence ATGAAAAAACTTTTTGGTTTTAACCTGTTGTTAGCTGTTTTTTTTCTTTCATGGGTCTGTGCTGGCGCAGGTGACAGCGGTAGTGTTGGAGTTTCGGCCACGTCAGCTCATCCTGAAATAACGGAGCAGGAAAAGCTTCTGCCATGCTTTGAATGTCACAAGGAAGCCACACCCGAAATCTACAATGAATGGTTTGATTCATTGCATGGTATCGGTATGGTCAAGTGCTATCAATGTCATGGAACTTATGAAAATATGAAGATAGAGCCCGAGGCTTCTGACTGTATGGTTTGTCATGTTGACCAGATAAAAAAATGTCCTCAAGACAAGAAGTGCTGGTCTTGTCATACTGCCCATACTTTTAAACGCAATGCGAAATAG
- a CDS encoding 4Fe-4S binding protein, producing the protein MVEKKKNRIHVIRFLVLTGAFLLILVNPFLNYYLQINFIQGWYQSFGIGNLWFVSPLEGLESLLVTKHLFLPTLIGMLLPVCLAALLGSVYCSWLCPISFFHEILDFLRRKVTRKKRLRDRMVLSRRILWYALIAEILLTLILAAPIFVFMSPPGLVGREIMIAVFFHTLALEGIIILFVLMMNLVTRRFYCRYLCPLGATLNIIGSRRKLRVVQDLQACTACSRCDQICPLGLTPSLGMAESIYCWNCGECTTVCQPGALMYHWGEKVVLEQVKPDSL; encoded by the coding sequence ATGGTAGAAAAAAAGAAGAACAGGATCCATGTAATACGTTTTCTGGTTCTAACCGGGGCGTTTCTTCTTATCCTGGTCAATCCATTTCTCAACTATTACCTGCAAATAAATTTTATCCAGGGATGGTATCAGTCCTTTGGAATCGGGAACCTCTGGTTTGTGTCACCTCTGGAAGGCCTGGAAAGTCTCCTGGTTACAAAACATCTTTTCCTTCCCACCCTCATCGGTATGCTGCTTCCAGTATGTCTCGCTGCCTTACTCGGGTCGGTGTACTGCAGCTGGCTCTGTCCCATTAGTTTTTTTCATGAAATTCTCGATTTTCTGCGCAGGAAGGTGACCCGTAAAAAACGGCTCAGGGATAGAATGGTCCTTTCACGTCGTATTCTCTGGTACGCCCTGATAGCCGAAATTTTGCTGACTCTCATTCTTGCGGCTCCCATATTCGTTTTTATGTCGCCGCCAGGCCTTGTGGGGCGTGAGATAATGATCGCCGTTTTTTTTCACACTCTGGCCCTGGAGGGGATTATCATTCTTTTTGTTCTTATGATGAACCTGGTAACTAGGAGATTTTACTGTCGTTATCTCTGTCCTCTGGGGGCTACTCTAAATATCATTGGCAGCAGGAGGAAGCTGCGGGTTGTTCAGGATCTCCAGGCCTGCACAGCCTGTAGTCGGTGTGATCAGATCTGTCCTCTGGGGCTGACTCCATCCCTGGGTATGGCGGAGTCTATCTATTGCTGGAACTGCGGAGAGTGCACAACGGTCTGTCAACCAGGTGCTCTTATGTACCACTGGGGAGAAAAGGTCGTTCTTGAGCAGGTAAAGCCAGACTCTTTGTAA
- a CDS encoding chaperone NapD → MVIGGFVVQTLPGERNVIVEKLTSLQGVEVYGADKKGNIVTVVEADSSDALGEVVKLMEKLDDVLNVGMTYMNMEDEAEQIASGESTPGVFTGRKQKQASFEAS, encoded by the coding sequence ATGGTAATTGGTGGTTTTGTCGTGCAAACGCTGCCCGGAGAACGCAATGTGATTGTGGAAAAACTGACATCTCTGCAGGGGGTTGAGGTGTATGGTGCTGATAAGAAAGGAAATATTGTAACCGTGGTTGAGGCCGACTCCTCTGATGCTCTGGGGGAGGTGGTCAAGTTGATGGAAAAGCTGGACGATGTTCTTAATGTGGGGATGACCTACATGAACATGGAAGACGAAGCTGAACAGATTGCCAGTGGTGAAAGTACTCCCGGAGTGTTTACAGGGAGGAAACAAAAACAGGCCTCCTTTGAAGCGTCGTGA
- a CDS encoding SPFH domain-containing protein, with amino-acid sequence MNQFDSAVFLENIEWFDETGEELVHRLPETGSGEIKWGAQLTVRESQAAVLFYKGKACDAFAAGRHTLKTGNLPILTKILSIPWRGNSPLRAEVYMVNLKYFTNLKWGTMSPVAFKDSELGLIRLRAHGVFNIQIVQPVLFINSLVGTMGKLTTDDIAGYLKQVIVSRFNDYLGETLDTILDLAGQFDELSIELQKRLVGDFSHFGLHLSHLYITSITPPEEVQKAIDDKSRLNVIDDMEKFVKMKAAMAMEKAAENQGEAGAGMGLGMGMMMPAMFAAGSVSSTAAPEETVLGKIVCPDCQNRIPADARFCPLCGHQQLVFSQCVNCGKNMAPNAKFCSKCGHSASEKPRAVVCPKCHEKNIPGATYCNQCGHRL; translated from the coding sequence ATGAACCAGTTTGACAGTGCAGTCTTTCTTGAGAATATTGAATGGTTTGATGAGACAGGTGAAGAGCTGGTCCATCGTCTTCCGGAAACCGGATCAGGGGAAATTAAGTGGGGTGCCCAACTTACAGTTCGTGAAAGTCAGGCCGCCGTTCTCTTTTATAAGGGAAAGGCCTGTGATGCTTTTGCTGCAGGGCGTCACACCCTGAAAACCGGAAACCTGCCAATTCTCACTAAAATTCTATCCATCCCATGGCGCGGTAACAGCCCCTTACGGGCTGAAGTGTATATGGTAAATTTGAAATATTTCACTAACCTGAAATGGGGAACCATGAGCCCCGTGGCATTCAAGGATAGTGAACTAGGGCTGATTCGGCTTCGGGCTCACGGTGTCTTTAATATTCAGATTGTCCAGCCGGTGCTGTTTATCAATTCACTGGTTGGAACCATGGGAAAACTGACCACCGATGATATTGCCGGTTATCTCAAGCAAGTGATAGTGTCACGTTTTAATGATTATCTTGGTGAGACACTTGATACCATCCTTGACCTCGCCGGACAGTTTGATGAGCTCTCCATTGAACTTCAAAAACGGCTGGTGGGTGATTTTTCTCACTTCGGGCTTCATCTGAGCCACCTCTATATTACCTCAATCACTCCACCGGAGGAAGTCCAGAAGGCAATCGATGACAAGAGCAGGCTCAATGTTATTGATGACATGGAGAAGTTTGTGAAAATGAAGGCAGCCATGGCCATGGAGAAGGCAGCTGAAAATCAGGGTGAGGCCGGGGCAGGTATGGGGCTTGGTATGGGGATGATGATGCCGGCGATGTTTGCTGCAGGATCCGTTTCCTCAACTGCAGCGCCGGAAGAGACAGTTCTTGGGAAGATTGTCTGTCCCGATTGTCAGAACAGAATTCCAGCTGATGCCCGGTTCTGTCCGCTTTGCGGGCATCAGCAACTTGTGTTCAGTCAGTGCGTTAACTGTGGGAAAAACATGGCACCCAATGCCAAATTCTGTTCTAAGTGTGGTCATTCGGCGAGTGAAAAGCCAAGGGCTGTTGTCTGTCCAAAGTGCCATGAGAAAAACATCCCGGGGGCGACCTACTGCAACCAATGCGGCCATCGACTGTAA
- a CDS encoding multiheme c-type cytochrome, giving the protein MQYWKTYLSMAALGLMIASPSFATTKASTNTQDEAIKEANIKCINCHQKENYSLVMQWKNSPHAAAQDGSVACFNCHAADEGDELGYMHEGALIKTIITPKDCGYCHADEVKQQAPSHHASAGQIMASLDNVVGEVICSMEDKADAVNGCWQCHGSVIKIQKGADGKPLLNQHKAVMLDPMTYPNSGIGRLHPDGTKGACNACHGKHSFKASTARQPENCGKCHLGPDHPQAEIYLESKHGIAYFTATRDRGMNGMNIHKSGKWVLGKDYYTAPTCSTCHMGSYMKSDGSVAPNTHNVGDRISWTLRPKVSVKLNRVEFEDGTQKDIPGDIAPQPGQLIKYKEFKFVDDKWKEVPVEKEATKVVAWSERRDNMKAVCKQCHGEQKVDNFYTQFDALVVTYNEKFAKPAGKLYGMAMEDGLIHGSTFHTELGWHWWELWHHEGRRARHGAAMQGPDYTHWHGMYDVAHNFYFKFIPELMHLAESKGMGEKYKKIVGELLAKPEHQWYQKGFGEDVMKDIKAQEKARYKQ; this is encoded by the coding sequence ATGCAATATTGGAAGACATATCTTTCGATGGCAGCGCTTGGATTAATGATTGCTAGCCCTTCATTTGCAACGACTAAAGCATCCACGAATACTCAGGACGAAGCGATTAAAGAGGCAAACATCAAGTGTATCAACTGCCATCAGAAAGAAAACTACTCACTGGTTATGCAGTGGAAAAACTCTCCCCATGCAGCGGCCCAGGATGGCTCAGTTGCCTGTTTCAACTGCCATGCTGCTGATGAAGGTGATGAGTTGGGCTATATGCATGAAGGGGCATTAATAAAGACCATTATAACCCCCAAGGACTGCGGGTATTGTCATGCCGATGAAGTGAAACAGCAGGCACCTTCTCATCACGCTTCTGCCGGTCAGATTATGGCCTCCCTGGATAACGTCGTAGGCGAGGTTATCTGTTCCATGGAAGACAAGGCCGATGCGGTAAATGGCTGTTGGCAGTGCCATGGTTCTGTTATTAAAATCCAGAAAGGTGCTGATGGTAAACCACTTTTGAATCAGCACAAAGCTGTTATGCTCGATCCCATGACCTATCCCAACTCTGGTATTGGGCGTCTCCATCCGGATGGAACCAAAGGTGCCTGTAATGCCTGTCATGGTAAGCACTCATTTAAGGCTTCCACAGCTCGTCAGCCTGAGAACTGCGGAAAATGCCATCTTGGCCCTGATCACCCACAGGCTGAGATTTATCTCGAGTCCAAGCATGGTATTGCCTATTTTACCGCCACCCGTGATAGGGGGATGAATGGTATGAATATTCATAAATCCGGTAAATGGGTACTTGGTAAGGACTATTACACAGCTCCTACCTGCTCCACTTGTCACATGGGCTCCTATATGAAGTCAGATGGTTCTGTTGCACCGAACACCCATAATGTTGGTGACCGTATTTCCTGGACTCTTCGTCCCAAGGTATCTGTTAAACTGAACCGTGTTGAATTTGAAGACGGTACTCAGAAAGATATCCCTGGTGATATTGCCCCTCAGCCTGGACAGCTTATCAAGTACAAGGAATTCAAATTTGTAGACGATAAGTGGAAGGAAGTACCCGTGGAAAAAGAAGCCACCAAGGTTGTTGCCTGGAGTGAGCGTCGCGACAATATGAAAGCTGTTTGTAAGCAGTGTCATGGTGAGCAGAAGGTGGATAACTTCTACACCCAGTTTGACGCTCTCGTTGTAACCTACAATGAGAAGTTTGCAAAACCTGCTGGTAAATTGTACGGAATGGCAATGGAAGATGGTCTGATCCACGGATCAACCTTTCATACCGAGCTTGGATGGCATTGGTGGGAACTCTGGCATCATGAAGGGCGTCGTGCCCGTCACGGTGCTGCCATGCAGGGACCGGATTATACCCATTGGCACGGAATGTATGATGTTGCTCATAACTTCTATTTCAAATTCATTCCAGAACTTATGCATCTTGCCGAGTCCAAAGGAATGGGTGAAAAATACAAGAAAATTGTTGGCGAACTTCTCGCTAAACCCGAGCACCAGTGGTACCAGAAAGGCTTTGGTGAAGATGTAATGAAAGACATCAAAGCTCAGGAAAAAGCACGTTACAAGCAGTAA
- a CDS encoding cytochrome c3 family protein produces the protein MEKKYKSSDYAHVLRLAVILVGAVALGLLVRGMFLPDTMGQYGHYRGSDLVDQRNVEIRSHTNESCYECHRPIRLIHKAGVHKTVSCEFCHGPYADHVKDDKYVAKMPVTRGMEIKTLCLRCHNKIIRARPEESIKVVAMPQHLEEKKVNVEHNCNQCHMVHDPLLWIKAAYEMMGMEMKEEKK, from the coding sequence GTGGAGAAGAAGTATAAATCAAGTGACTATGCGCATGTCCTGAGATTAGCGGTGATTCTTGTTGGTGCCGTGGCTCTTGGACTGTTAGTAAGGGGAATGTTTCTTCCCGATACCATGGGCCAGTATGGTCATTATCGGGGAAGTGATCTGGTGGACCAGCGTAACGTTGAAATAAGAAGCCACACCAACGAGTCGTGCTACGAGTGCCATCGTCCAATCAGACTCATTCATAAAGCCGGTGTTCATAAAACAGTGTCTTGCGAGTTCTGCCACGGCCCCTATGCGGATCATGTAAAAGACGACAAATATGTTGCAAAGATGCCGGTTACAAGAGGCATGGAGATAAAAACACTCTGTCTTCGCTGCCATAATAAGATTATCCGGGCTCGTCCTGAGGAATCCATCAAGGTTGTTGCCATGCCGCAGCATCTTGAAGAGAAGAAGGTGAACGTGGAGCATAACTGTAATCAGTGTCATATGGTTCATGATCCATTGCTCTGGATAAAGGCTGCCTACGAAATGATGGGTATGGAGATGAAGGAGGAGAAGAAGTAA
- a CDS encoding 4Fe-4S dicluster domain-containing protein — protein sequence MIDIQKEIQKDRRAFIKNVLSGTIAGSLLMVIPAGAALDQRLPEQISGIRGDDSPFTEKKFAFVVDVTACIGCGSCCVADKNEYNVPDGNYRTWVERYIIDDHDEVFVDSPNGGLDGYTEERTDIPYPVRDTFFVPKLCNMCEKPSCVQVCPVGATYKTEDGFILVDKNRCVGCGYCIQACPYSVRFLNPISKTAEKCTWCYSRVRQGLLPACVNVCPVHARKFGDLNDKTSEVYKLLREPHVISVLKPGMGNQPALHYLGLRREVV from the coding sequence ATGATTGATATACAAAAAGAAATACAGAAAGACCGTCGTGCCTTCATCAAGAACGTCCTCAGTGGTACCATTGCCGGGTCACTGCTTATGGTCATTCCTGCCGGAGCTGCACTTGACCAGCGTTTACCGGAACAAATTTCAGGCATAAGGGGAGATGATTCACCTTTCACTGAGAAGAAATTTGCCTTTGTAGTGGATGTTACAGCCTGTATCGGTTGTGGATCCTGCTGTGTTGCAGACAAAAATGAGTATAATGTTCCCGACGGCAACTACCGTACCTGGGTTGAAAGGTACATTATTGACGACCACGATGAGGTCTTTGTTGACTCACCCAATGGTGGCCTTGATGGCTACACCGAAGAAAGAACGGATATTCCTTATCCGGTTCGGGACACCTTTTTTGTCCCCAAACTCTGCAATATGTGTGAGAAACCCTCCTGTGTTCAGGTATGTCCTGTGGGGGCGACATACAAGACCGAAGACGGTTTTATACTTGTTGACAAGAATCGCTGCGTCGGTTGCGGCTACTGTATTCAGGCCTGTCCCTATTCGGTGCGTTTTCTGAATCCCATAAGCAAAACCGCTGAAAAATGTACCTGGTGCTATTCGCGGGTGCGTCAGGGGTTGTTACCGGCCTGTGTCAATGTCTGTCCTGTGCATGCGCGTAAATTCGGTGATCTGAATGATAAAACGTCCGAAGTGTATAAGCTTTTACGTGAACCCCACGTGATTTCCGTACTTAAGCCGGGTATGGGGAACCAGCCAGCGCTTCATTACCTTGGATTGAGAAGGGAGGTGGTCTAA
- a CDS encoding 4Fe-4S dicluster domain-containing protein, whose amino-acid sequence MKRREFIKIATGAFSATVLLPAAARAWSLVKSPVGTNRLRPPGAVPEEIFAGKCIRCGRCVEVCPYRSIALLDIRSGIYAGTPIIAAEKIPCYLCMKCVEVCPTGTLLKVRQDETRMGMAVVNKHTCYSWQSLTICRTCFDVCPYKEKAISLDQLRPVVLEDFCVGCGICTHACPVTAEDGEKAITIEPIYARERVQW is encoded by the coding sequence TTGAAGCGTCGTGAATTTATAAAAATAGCTACCGGCGCTTTTTCTGCGACGGTTCTCCTCCCTGCAGCTGCCAGAGCCTGGAGTCTGGTGAAATCCCCGGTTGGGACTAACAGGCTGCGTCCTCCTGGAGCGGTTCCGGAAGAAATATTTGCCGGTAAGTGTATCCGCTGCGGGCGTTGTGTGGAGGTTTGTCCTTACCGTTCAATCGCCCTCCTTGACATTCGATCCGGTATTTATGCCGGAACACCAATTATTGCAGCGGAAAAGATCCCCTGTTACCTCTGTATGAAGTGCGTGGAGGTCTGTCCCACCGGTACCCTTCTGAAAGTCCGGCAGGATGAGACCCGTATGGGAATGGCTGTTGTGAATAAGCATACCTGTTACAGCTGGCAGAGCCTCACCATATGCAGAACCTGTTTTGATGTCTGCCCATATAAAGAAAAGGCCATCAGCCTGGATCAGTTACGTCCTGTTGTGCTGGAGGATTTCTGCGTGGGATGCGGAATTTGTACACATGCCTGTCCGGTGACAGCAGAAGATGGAGAAAAGGCAATTACCATTGAACCCATCTATGCCCGGGAGCGTGTGCAATGGTAG